One window of the Bombyx mori chromosome 20, ASM3026992v2 genome contains the following:
- the LOC101745118 gene encoding tRNA (cytosine(34)-C(5))-methyltransferase: MGRKNRNVNKFAQRKRDRKEQEKNPQEKPNGDNRKAYEDIVRENAAFEEYYKMQKICPEEQWPVFMQTLKENLPTAFRITGSKGEADALMKIVNSDYFSQLLNIKLKIDGKDEEEEIKPVNLPWYPGGFAWQLRLTRMDIRRNEALYRLHNFLVAETAAGGVSRQEQVSMIPPVVLDVKPHHKVLDMCAAPGSKTAQLIEFLHADEDKMPTGFVMANDVDNSRCYMLVHQAKRLNSPCIVITNHDSAFMPSIEVTDEQDPSKTKPLKFDRILCDVPCSGDATLRKNPDIWLKWSTGNGNNLHGVQYRILRRGCTLLAAGGRLVYSTCSFNPLENEAVLLRLLREAGGAVHLCDVTHMLPGLEFAKGMTHWRPASKDMVFYDKYEDVPEKWQTVVRPQMFPPTAEEIEKYQLENCIRILPHQQDTGGFFVAVLEKTASLPWEKEDADPQLEQPQEVKSAPPQKRRRMGGYREDPFVFFGNDEDVFPSIKSYYDLKDDFDPKCLLTRCHVGKKKNIYLVSPVVKDVVQRNERNIKIINTGVKTFVRCDNKNMTCPFRLSQEGLLSIAQYIGPKRRIEILKDDLILVLQCDNPSNPPDIKLFSEHTQNLVKDLATGSCVLEYRDRESKLELTLVGWRGVHSLRAYTAAPDAVHYLRILGADISKYDVNKFKVVENADAQTSETTETDVILNENLEEEVETIEEQKNTETTTTGCSEI, from the exons ATGGGTAGAAAAAATCGGAACGTCAACAAATTCGCGCAAAGGAAACGTGACCGCAAGGAGcaa GAGAAAAATCCACAAGAGAAACCGAACGGGGATAATCGAAAGGCTTATGAAGATATTGTTCGAGAAAATGCCGCATTCGAAGAATACTATAAG ATGCAAAAGATCTGCCCAGAAGAGCAGTGGCCGGTCTTCATGCAAACTCTCAAAGAGAATCTACCTACGGCATTCCGTATCACAGGATCTAAGGGCGAAGCTGACGCTCTAATGAAGATTGTGAACAGTGATTACTTCTCACAGCTTCtgaatataaaattgaaaattgatgGAAAAGATGAAGAGGAAGAAATTAAGCCAGTTAATTTGCCTTg gtacCCTGGAGGTTTTGCATGGCAATTACGGCTCACCCGTATGGATATCAGGCGTAACGAGGCATTGTATCGGCTTCATAACTTTCTTGTAGCAGAGACGGCAGCAGGAGGAGTCTCGAGACAAGAACAGGTGTCGATGATACCTCCCGTAGTATTAGATGTGAAACCTCACCATAAG GTGCTTGACATGTGTGCTGCCCCGGGGTCTAAGACCGCACAACTCATAGAATTCCTACATGCAGATGAAGATAAAATGCCTACag GTTTTGTGATGGCAAACGACGTAGACAACAGCCGATGCTACATGTTGGTACATCAGGCCAAGCGCCTCAACTCACCCTGCATAGTGATCACGAACCACGACTCTGCTTTCATGCCTTCCATTGAAGTAACCGATGAACAG gATCCAAGCAAAACAAAGCCCTTGAAGTTCGACCGGATATTGTGCGACGTACCGTGCTCCGGCGACGCGACACTACGCAAGAACCCGGATATTTGGCTCAAGTGGTCCACGGGCAACGGCAATAATTTACACGG CGTGCAGTACCGCATACTGCGACGCGGCTGCACGCTGCTCGCGGCGGGGGGCCGGCTGGTGTACTCCACGTGCTCCTTCAACCCCCTGGAGAACGAGGCCGTGCTGCTGAGGCTGCTGCGGGAGGCCGGGGGCGCCGTGCACCTGTGTGACGTCACGCACATGCTGCCCGGACTCGAGTTCGCGAAAG GCATGACCCACTGGCGCCCAGCCTCCAAGGACATGGTGTTCTACGACAAATACGAGGACGTACCAGAGAAGTGGCAGACCGTGGTCAGACCTCAGATGTTCCCGCCCACCGCTGAAGAAATAGAGAAGTACCAATTAGAAAATTG CATAAGGATCCTGCCCCACCAGCAGGACACCGGCGGATTTTTCGTGGCTGTTCTAGAGAAGACCGCCAGCCTGCCCTGGGAGAAGGAGGACGCTGATCCGCAGTTAGAGCAGCCGCAGGAGGTCAAGAGTGCTCCGCCACAGAAACGCAGGAGGATGGGCGGCTACCGGGAGGACCCTTTCGTGTTCTTCGGGAATGATGAAGACGTTTTCCCATCAATCAAATCGTACTACGACCTCAAAGACGACTTCGATCCTAAATGCCTGTTGACCAGATGTCACGTCGGcaagaagaaaaatatatacctCGTGTCGCCGGTGGTGAAGGACGTGGTGCAGAGGAACGAACGGAATATAAAGATCATCAACACCGGCGTGAAGACCTTCGTAAGGTGTGACAACAAGAATATGACGTGTCCGTTCAG attgtcCCAGGAAGGTCTCCTGAGCATAGCGCAGTACATCGGACCTAAACGAAGAATAGAGATACTCAAAGACGACTTGATACTTGTCCTGCAGTGCGACAACCCCAGCAACCCGCCCGATATCAAACTCTTCTCGGAGCACACGCAGAACCTGGTCAAAGATTTAG CCACAGGCAGCTGCGTGCTGGAGTACCGCGATCGGGAATCGAAGCTGGAACTGACTCTGGTGGGATGGCGCGGCGTGCACTCGCTGCGCGCCTACACCGCCGCGCCGGACGCCGTGCACTACCTCCGGATACTAGGAGCCGATATCAGTAAATACg acGTAAACAAATTCAAAGTGGTTGAAAACGCTGATGCCCAAACTTCAGAAACTACAGAAACTGATGTAATCCTCAATGAGAATCTAGAGGAAGAAGTGGAAACTATCGAGGAACAGAAAAACACAGAGACGACAACTACAGGGTGtagtgaaatataa